The following proteins are encoded in a genomic region of Cryptomeria japonica chromosome 11, Sugi_1.0, whole genome shotgun sequence:
- the LOC131069680 gene encoding protein G1-like1 has translation MSKEGGVGVGVGGGGGGEGATQPSSNGSNETREREPSTVPSRYESQKRRDWNTFGQYLKNHRPPLALAKCSGAHVLEFLRYLDQFGKTKVHNPVCPFFGHPHPPAPCPCPLRQAWGSLDALIGRLRAAYEEHGGQPESNPFGARAVRIYLREVRDLQAKARGIAYEKKKRKRPPPATQQQVKEEQQQQTIGNGEPGPSSTSMNIPLSVQN, from the exons ATGAGCAAAGAAGGtggtgtgggtgtgggtgtaggaggaggaggaggaggagaaggggCGACGCAACCTTCATCCAATGGAAGTAATGAAACCAGAGAGAGGGAACCCTCCACTGTGCCTAGCCGTTATGAGTCACAGAAGAGAAGGGATTGGAACACATTTGGGCAGTATCTGAAGAACCACCGGCCTCCTTTGGCTCTTGCAAAGTGCAGTGGGGCTCATGTTCTGGAGTTTTTGAGGTATCTGGACCAGTTTGGGAAGACCAAGGTGCATAATCCTGTCTGCCCATTTTTCGGACACCCTCATCCTCCTGCTCCTTGCCCTTGCCCTCTAAG ACAGGCCTGGGGAAGCCTAGATGCCCTTATAGGGCGCCTTCGTGCTGCATATGAGGAGCATGGTGGGCAGCCTGAGTCCAATCCTTTTGGAGCCCGGGCTGTGAGAATCTATCTCAGGGAAGTCCGAGACTTGCAGGCTAAGGCTAGGGGTATTGCTTATGAGAAGAAGAAGCGCAAGCGCCCTCCTCCAGCAACCCAGCAACAAGTGAAAGAAGAGCAGCAGCAGCAGACTATTGGTAATGGAGAGCCTGGGCCAAGCAGCACCTCCATGAATATACCCTTGTCTGTTCAGAACTGA